CCATGCTCAACGCTACCAACGCTGAACTGTCCAAAATTGAGATCGTCAGCGACAGTGATGCAGAACGTATCCTCGCCGCAGCGGAGGCGATCACCAAGGAAGAAGAAGCGCCCCGCGTCAACCTGGTGACCCTGCCTGGTTCACCGGCGAATGTTTTGCTTCAGGCCGTCAACGAGTACAAGGTTGACTTGCTGGTGGTTGGCAATAAGGGCATGCGCTCTATGGCCGGCCGCATCTTCGGCAACGTGCCCGGAAACGTGGCCAAGAAGGCGCCTGTCGACGTCATGCTCGTTGATACGAGGGCACAAGGACACGACTAAGAGTTAAAAGAGTAAACTGTGCGCGAACACATGCTTCCCTACGAAAGGTCGGTATAGCTCCCATGGCCAGCCCTTATAACACCATTGTCGTCGGCAGCGACGGATCGAAGTCTTCCTATCTGGCCATTGAGCGCGCAGCAAAAATTGCCGCCGCGTTCGGCTCGACCCTAGTCATCGGCACTGCCTACTACACCTCGGAAGAAGAGGCGTCTAAGACTCTCCGCCAGGACTCGGTCACGATCCTCGGTGATGAGCAGGCGCGCAACAACTTGGAAGCTGCCGCCGAGCACGCGCGGGCAGCAGGCGCCACCGATGTGCAGACTGCAACCCGTCCTGGCACCCCGGTTGAGGCACTCATGGCCATTGTCAACGACAACAACGCCGATTTGTTGATCGTGGGCAACCGCGGCATCAACTCGCTGACCGGACGCCTGCTCGGATCCGTGCCGGCTGATGTGGCGCGCCAATCCGACTGTGACGTCATGATCGTTCACACCGTGAACTAACTCAGTGAACTAACTCAACGCAGTGCCTCCGCGTTGCCGATAATTGTCAACGTCTGAGTCGCCCGTGTTACGGCCACGTAGAGGTCCTGGAGGCCCTGCGGTGAGGCCCGCACAATGGACTCAGGTTCTACCAACACGACGTGGTCGAACTCGAGTCCTTTGCATTGCGCCACGTTTGCGGCGGTGATGACAGCGTGGGTGCGCCCACCCTCGGGCGGCAAAACGGCCTGCGGGTCGGTGCCGGAGGGCAAAAAGCGCACGGGTAGGCCGGTCGAGCGGATCGATTCGGCGGCTTCGGCTTCCGGATCAATTCTTGCAAGCACCGCGTTAGCTACCTCCATGATCTCTGCTGGAGTGCGGTAGTTCACTGTCAGTTCATGGGCGCGGAAACGGCTGCCGACGAAAGGTTGTAAGACCGTCGCCCAATCGTCCGCGCCCGCCGGGGAAGACGTTTGGGCGGTATCTCCCACCAGTGTCATCCACCGCGACGGGCAGCGGCGAAAAATCATCCGCCATTGCATGGGGGACAGCTCCTGAGCTTCGTCGATCACAACATGGCCGTAGGCCCACGTCGCATCCTCACGAGCGCGCTGTGCGGTGCTGCGCACATCGGTCGCACGTTGCCGCTGCGCCAGGGTTTCAGCGTCGATGATGTCGTGCGCGGAGAGGATCTCTGCTTCAAACTGGTCGTCATCATTGTCCGTCGATTCCGAAGACGACAAAATATCCAACGCATCTTCAGCCTCGGCAACTTGGGCGCGCCACTGCTGCTGCTCTGTGCGCCGCTTTTGCTCCGCATCAGTGCGCCCGATCAGTTCGGCGAGTTCGTCGACAAGCGCCGTGTCGGCGTGAGTAAAAGGCGAACCGGGTTTGCGGTACAACGCGATTTGTGTGTACTCGTCGTAGTCACCAGCGACCGCGTTGATGAACTCTCTATCCGTCAGCAAATCCTCCAGTACCGCGGTGGGCTCAAGGGTGGGAAAGTGGGCGTCGATAAGCTCGCGCACCTGCGTTTCCTCGGCGAGGTCATCGTGGAGCTGATCGACGTCCGCCGCACTCAACAGGTTCTGCCCGTGCAGCGGATCCTCGCCGATGCGCACAGCCAACGACTGGGCGAGCGAAGCAAGGAGATGCTCGGCAAAAACCTCGCGCGCCTCGTTGTGCGCTTTGCGGGAACGACGGGCACGGGTGCGAGCAGCCTTAACCATCGCCGGCGTCGCCTCGATGCGCACCGACCCAATCAACAGGGGCACCGCTGCGGCAGGAACCGTCTGGTAATGCTGCACCGTGCGTTTGAGCACCGTCACCATCTCCGCAGAACCTTTGACTTCCCGGGCCGCCACGGATTCGGGAACATCGGAGGGGACGAAACCATAAACAAGCTTTTCGACGGTACTGAGAACCACACCAGTCTCACCAAGCTCCGGCAACACGCGCGAGATATAGTCCAAGAAAACAGCGTTCGGACCCACAATCAAAACGCCGGTGCGCGAAAGCTGCTCACGCCACGTATAAAGCAAATAAGCCACGCGGTGCAACGCGACCGCCGTCTTTCCCGTCCCCGGGCCTCCCTGCACCACCAACACCCCGCGCGTGGAATCGCGAATGATCTCGTCTTGTTCACGCTGAATCGTCTCCACAATCGAACGCATGTGGCCGCTGCGCGCCCGGTTCATGGCGTGAAGCAAGGCAGCCTCATTGCCCACATGAGAAGTCAAGTTCGCAGAGTCGTCACCGGAGAGAACTTCGTCGTCGACGCCGGTGACCCGACGCCCGCGCATGCGAAGGTTGCGGCGCAGATGAACACCCTCAGGATGCGCAGTGGTGGCCAAGTAATAAGGCCGGGCCAGGGGCGCCCGCCAGTCGAGTAACAAAGTGCGGTAATGGTCCGAACGCTCATCCAGTCCCAACCGGCCGATATAGCGCCGGTCCAATCCGGCAGCACCCGGAACCGGGTTTTCTGGATCGTCATCGGCGATATCAATGCGGCCAAAAACCAACCCCACCTCAGCGATGCCTAGCGCGTCCAATCGAGCGTTGAGCCCGTGGTACTGCGTTTCGCGGCGCACCAGCGCGTCCGAATCCGGGTTGTCCGGATCCACGTCCGCCTGCACCGCAGCGAGTTGTTCCCGCGCCGCGCGTACCTCATTATCTAGGTGGGAAAAGAGCATGTCCACGTACTCCTGCTCGGCGGACAGCTCCGAGTTGGCGCCAGGGCTCGATCCGTGCGCAGCCGCCGAGGAAGACTCAGAAGGGTCCAAACGTGTTCCTCCTTAGCCGAAAAGGCAAGATGCCGCCGAGCGTTTTACCGAGCGTTTTACCGAGCAACATATTCTAACAAGGCCGGGTACAGCGAAACCCCGCCTCCCAAACGTGGGGCAGACGGGGTTGCAAAAAGGGCAAAGAAACTTACTTGGTGTACTTCTTCACGGCCTTGTCCACTGCTTTGTTGGCGCGCTTCTGGGCCTTGTTGGCCTTGCGCTTCCACTTGCGCCGCTGGCGCTTGGAAGGGGCAGCATCGAGGTTATCGAAGGCTTTTTGGAGAGAGTCAACCGCATCTTGGGCGCGGCTTTGCACCTTCGCAGCCGTCTTGTTGATCTTGCGCTTGGCTTTCAACTTATCCAGGGTGGAGGGCTGCAGGTCGTCCAGGGAGCCCTGCAGGTCGCTGACGAAGTTATTGACCTTGCGCTTCGCCTTGAACTGCTGCACCTTCGACGGCTTCAACTCCTGATAGGTCTCCTGGGCCTGTTCGGCCGCCTCTGACAGGAAGCTTTGCGCATTGCCGGCAACGCTCGAGGCGGTCTTTTTCCAGTCGTCTTTGTTGTCGTCGACGTACTCGGTGACCTTCTCAGTCGCGTCCTGCAGCCAGTTGCTGGCCTTGCCCATGGCCTTTTCGGCCTCAGACTGGGTCGGTAGAGCTTTCTGGACGCGCCAGCTCAGGCCCGGCTTTCCGTTGGTGTCCACGGTGGCAAGTAAAACGCCACCGAGCAGCGACAAATCGGTCAGTGCGCCGGTGCGGCGACGGGCTTTCTCCTGCTCATCGGTGGCCTCCCAGAAAGCGTTGCGGCCCAGCAGCGACGGCAGGGAAGTAGCAACAAGAAGGGTGGCGGCGGTGCGCGGCATCTTGCCCAAGGCAAAAAGGCTGCCCGCGCTGACCTTGACACCACCGACGGCCAAGGCGGCCGCTTCAGGGGAGGACGGCAGGAAACCCTTGTACTGCGCTGGCACGGCAGAGCGGACCTTCTTCAGCACTTTCTCGGCGTTGTCGCGGCGCGCGGCAGGGTTGAGCACCGTCTCCACACCATCGGCGATGTAAACGGACGCCAGCAACGGGCGTGCGAGCTTGCGGATCATAGGTATGTTTCCTTTTCTTCTAAACCATTGTGAAAGGTTGCGCTTTCCAGTGTAGACACCGAAACGTCAGTGGTGCCATCTTCTGCGGACATGTGTTGGCAGTAGGCCGGACTCACACTCAGGCCGAGTGGTGAGGTACGTGCTACCAACGGCGTTTCCACCACTGATCAAGGTGAGGGCGCTGCTCACCAAGAGTGGTGCTTTTGCCATGGCCGGGGTGGACGACGGTGTCGTCGGGGTAGACGTCGAAAAGCTTCTCCGTCACATCGCGGTAAAGGCGCACAAAATCACCCTCGCCGACGGTGTTGCCCAACCCTCCGGGAAACAGCGAATCACCGACGAAAAGGTGAACGGTGCCGTCAAGTTCGGCAACAAGACACGCCCCTCCCGGAGTGTGGCCCCGCAATATGTGGACGGGAAAGCTGTGTCCCGCAAACTCAAGCACGTCCCCATCTTTGAGCTCGCGGTCCACCTGCGCGGGCAGCGCCGGGGCATCGAGGTAGGGAGCCCAGTGCGTCGCCCCCGTGGCCTCGATAATCTCCACCAAAGCACGAACATGGTCATGGTGGCGGTGGGTGGTCAACACATCGGTAATGACCACACCTGCCTTTTCGGCCATGGAAAGCAAAGCCGGCGCATCGTCGGCTGCGTCGATCAGCAGGCCGTTGCCCGCGGCGGCGATGAGGTAGCAGTTGTTGTCCATGTCGGACACGGAGATGTGGTGGAGCGTTAATTCCGTCATGTTGGTCAGCGTAGCGAGACTGAAATGTTTTGGTGTTGGGATTCGCTGCTAGATTCGATATAGCTCGACCCGGTTCGACATGGTACGGACAAACCGCACCACCTGAAATACTTAGCGAAGGACGACAGACGTGGCAGATCGGCTCACTGTGCGCGGCGCGCGCGAACACAACCTCAAAGGCGTCGACGTGGAGCTGCCCCGCGACAAGCTCGTTGTGTTCACCGGCCTGTCCGGCTCCGGGAAGTCCTCCTTAGCATTCGACACGATCTTCGCGGAAGGTCAGCGCCGCTACGTCGAGTCTTTGTCCTCCTACGCCCGCATGTTCCTCGGGCAGATGGACAAACCCGATGTCGACTACATCGACGGCCTGTCACCCGCAGTGTCGATCGACCAAAAATCTACCAACCGCAACCCGCGTTCGACCGTGGGCACCATCACCGAAATCTACGACTACCTGCGCCTTCTATTCTCCCGTGCGGGAACTGCGCACTGTCCAATCTGCGACGCACCCATTGACCGGCAGACCCCGCAGCAAATTGTCGACCAGATCATGGAACACAAGGAGCGCACCAAATTCCAGGTGCTCGCCCCGGTGGTGCGCAAGCGCAAAGGCGAATTTGCAGACCTTTTCGCAGATCTCGCCGCCCAAGGTTTCTCCCGCGTGAGCGTCGACGGCGAAATGTACCAGTTGTCAGAACCGCCGAAGCTGGAAAAGCAAATCAAACACACCATCGATGTCGTCGTTGACCGCCTGCAAGTCAAGGAGAGCCAAAAACAGCGGTTGACGGATTCGGTGGAGACCGCACTCAAGCTTGCCGACGGCCTCGTGGCCTTCGAGTTCGTCGAACTGGAAACCGACGATCCAGCCCGCTACCGCATCTTCTCCGAGAAAATGGCCTGTCCCAACGGCCACACCCTCGACGTGGAGGAGTACGAGCCGCGCGCGTTTTCCTTCAACTCTCCTTTCGGTGCTTGTCCGGCCTGCGACGGTTTAGGTGTGCGCAAGGAGATCGACATTGAACTGGTCATCCCGGACCCCGACGCGCCCGCTGTCGATGCTTTCCAGCCGTGGAACTCCAGCCCGAACAAAGCATATTTTGCGAAGCTCATCGAGGCGCTGGGGAAAGAGGAAGGTTTCGACGCCAATCAACCTTTTTCGTCGTTGACAAAAACGCAGCAAAAACACCTCGTGTCCGGATCGAAAACCAAAGTCTCAGTGCGCTATAAAAACCGCTACGGCCGGCAGCGCAATTTCAGCGCCGCCTACGAGGGTGTCATCGGCTATCTCGAACGCAAACTTGAGCAGGCTGAATCCGACGCGCAAAAGGAAAGGCTCCTCGCCTACACTCGTGAGATTCCGTGCCCGACCTGCCAAGGGACACGCCTCAAACCGGAGATCCTCGCCGTGCGGCTCAACTCCACCTCCCACGGGGAGAAATCCATCGCCGGGCTGACCGAGCTTTCCATCGAAGATGCTTCCGAGTACTTAGATAACCTCGTTTTAGGCTACAGGGAGGAAATGATCGCCGGAGCCGTGTTGCGCGAAATTCAGGCTCGACTGCGTTTTCTTCTCGACGTCGGGCTGAATTACCTCACCTTGGCTCGCTCAGCGGGCACCCTCTCTGGCGGCGAGGCGCAGCGCATCCGCCTGGCCACCCAGATCGGCTCCGGTTTAGCGGGTGTTCTCTACGTGTTGGACGAGCCCTCCATTGGACTGCACCAGCGTGATAACCAGCGGCTGATTAAGACTTTGCAGAAGCTGCGCGACTTGGGCAACACCTTGGTGGTCGTGGAGCACGACGAGGACACCATCCACGCCGCCGATTTCATGGTCGACGTCGGGCCTTTTGCCGGCGAGTACGGCGGCGAGATCGTCTATCAGGGTGAGCCGAAGGGAATCCTTAAGGCGAAAAACTCCCTGACTGGCGACTATCTGGCTGGGCGCAAGGAGATCGCTGTTCCGCAGACCCGCCGACCGGTGGACCCGGGGCGGACAATCCACATTCACGGAGCCCGGGAAAACAACCTAAATAACGTCTCGGTGGACGTTCCTCTCGGCGTGCTCACTGCTGTCACCGGCGTGTCTGGTTCCGGTAAATCTACGCTCGTCAACGAGATTTTGGCGAAAACTTTGCAAAACCAGCTCAACGGAGCCCGGCAGGTGCCGGGAAGGGTGAAAAAGGTCGATGGGCTGGACAATTTGGACAAACTGGTCCAGGTGGATCAGTCTCCGATCGGGCGCACCCCGCGCTCTAACCCGGCGACGTACACGGGCGTTTTTGATAAGGTGCGCAACCTCTTTGCCGAAACTCAGGAGGCAAAGGTCCGCGGCTACAAGGCGGGACGGTTTTCTTTCAATGTCAAAGGTGGCCGCTGCGAAGCCTGCCGCGGTGACGGCACCATCAAAATTGAGATGAATTTCCTTCCCGATGTGTATGTGCCCTGCGAAGTCTGCGGGGGAGCGCGCTACAACCGGGAAACGCTTGAGGTGCGTTACAAGGGCAAAAACATCGCCGAAGTTCTCAACATGCCTATCTCTGAGGCCGCAGAGTTCTTCGCGCCGATTAGTTCCATCCACCGCTACCTCAACACCTTGGTGGAGGTGGGACTTGGCTACGTTCGACTCGGTCAGGCCGCAACGACTCTGTCCGGCGGTGAAGCGCAGCGAGTCAAACTCGCGGCGGAGCTGCAAAAGCGCTCGAACGGGCGCACCATCTACATCCTTGACGAGCCGACAACTGGCCTGCACTTCGAGGACATCCGCAAACTCATGCTGGTGCTTAACGGTTTGGTGGAGAAGGGCAACACGGTGCTGGTCATCGAGCACAACCTCGACGTGATCAAGTGCGCTGACTGGATCATCGACATGGGTCCGGAGGGAGGCTCCGGCGGCGGCACAGTTGTCGCGCAGGGAACCCCGGAAGATGTCGCGAAAGTGGCGGGTTCCTTCACGGGGCAATTCCTCAGTGCCATCGTGGGCTAGAAGGGGAAGTGGGCGTCGATTTGTGGTTGTGCCTTGAGTGCTGCTAGGCTTTGGCTTACTACCGCCTGAGCACTACCGTGCCCAGGACACAAGTGGAGTCACTCCCACCCCAAGCCGCCTGGAAACAGGATGGATACGGGTCAAAGGTACATCGCCCGGCGCCGTTCGGGGACTGAAGTGCCTGGAAGAACTCCCGCGAAACCGATCATGTTTCGCGGGTTTTTGCGTGGGATCGACTTGACAAGAGTGGTTCGGTAGCGACCGACACATGTTTGACATTCTCTAGTCTTTAGGAGTTCTCATCAGCGCTGAAGCTCGGATCAACGAACGCATCCGCGTTCCCGAAGTTCGTCTCGTCGGACCATCCGGCGAACAGGTTGGCATTGTCCGCACGGACGACGCTCGCAAACTTGCCTATGAGGCCGATCTCGACCTAGTTGAGGTGGCGCCGACCGCAAAACCTCCCGTGGCCAAAATTATGGACTACGGAAAGTACAAGTACGAGCAGGACCAGAAGGCCCGTGAGGCGCGCAAAAACCAACAGCAAACTGTGGTGAAGGAACAGAAGTTCCGTCCCAAAATTGATGAGCACGACTACCAGACGAAGAAGTCAAACGTCGAGCGCTTCCTGGAAAAGGGTAACAAGGTCAAAGTCACCATCATGTTCCGCGGTCGCGAGCAGTCGCGTCCGGAGCTGGGCTACCGCCTGCTGGAGCGTCTCGCCGAAGACATCCAGGAAGTTGGTGTGGTCGAGTCCCGTCCGAAGCAGGACGGCCGCAACATGACCATGGTCTTTGGTCCGGCCCGCAAGGGCAAGAAGTAAGACGCGTCTTCCTTATCGTCAAGGAAACGCTTTCACTCTCACAATCAACTCTGAAGGGCTTTCAACATGAAGCAGAAGACCCACAAGGGCACCGCGAAGCGCATCAAGGTCACCGGCAAGGGGAAGCTGCGCCGCGAGCAGGCTGGCAAGCGCCACCTGAACGAGAAGATGACCTCCAAGCGTCGCCGCAAGCTGTCGGGTACCACCGACGTTGCCAAGGCTGACGTCAAGCGCACCAAGCGCCTCCTCGGCATGTCCTAAGCACTGCCCTAAGTTAAACAACCGAAGATTTCAAGAAAAGGAAGTATGACTCATGGCAC
The Corynebacterium sp. BD556 genome window above contains:
- a CDS encoding universal stress protein, giving the protein MHSYKSIAVGTDGSATSHMAVRAAASLARAFDADLTVICAHYSASGSMLNATNAELSKIEIVSDSDAERILAAAEAITKEEEAPRVNLVTLPGSPANVLLQAVNEYKVDLLVVGNKGMRSMAGRIFGNVPGNVAKKAPVDVMLVDTRAQGHD
- a CDS encoding universal stress protein, producing MASPYNTIVVGSDGSKSSYLAIERAAKIAAAFGSTLVIGTAYYTSEEEASKTLRQDSVTILGDEQARNNLEAAAEHARAAGATDVQTATRPGTPVEALMAIVNDNNADLLIVGNRGINSLTGRLLGSVPADVARQSDCDVMIVHTVN
- a CDS encoding HelD family protein, which translates into the protein MLFSHLDNEVRAAREQLAAVQADVDPDNPDSDALVRRETQYHGLNARLDALGIAEVGLVFGRIDIADDDPENPVPGAAGLDRRYIGRLGLDERSDHYRTLLLDWRAPLARPYYLATTAHPEGVHLRRNLRMRGRRVTGVDDEVLSGDDSANLTSHVGNEAALLHAMNRARSGHMRSIVETIQREQDEIIRDSTRGVLVVQGGPGTGKTAVALHRVAYLLYTWREQLSRTGVLIVGPNAVFLDYISRVLPELGETGVVLSTVEKLVYGFVPSDVPESVAAREVKGSAEMVTVLKRTVQHYQTVPAAAVPLLIGSVRIEATPAMVKAARTRARRSRKAHNEAREVFAEHLLASLAQSLAVRIGEDPLHGQNLLSAADVDQLHDDLAEETQVRELIDAHFPTLEPTAVLEDLLTDREFINAVAGDYDEYTQIALYRKPGSPFTHADTALVDELAELIGRTDAEQKRRTEQQQWRAQVAEAEDALDILSSSESTDNDDDQFEAEILSAHDIIDAETLAQRQRATDVRSTAQRAREDATWAYGHVVIDEAQELSPMQWRMIFRRCPSRWMTLVGDTAQTSSPAGADDWATVLQPFVGSRFRAHELTVNYRTPAEIMEVANAVLARIDPEAEAAESIRSTGLPVRFLPSGTDPQAVLPPEGGRTHAVITAANVAQCKGLEFDHVVLVEPESIVRASPQGLQDLYVAVTRATQTLTIIGNAEALR
- a CDS encoding DoxX family protein, with amino-acid sequence MIRKLARPLLASVYIADGVETVLNPAARRDNAEKVLKKVRSAVPAQYKGFLPSSPEAAALAVGGVKVSAGSLFALGKMPRTAATLLVATSLPSLLGRNAFWEATDEQEKARRRTGALTDLSLLGGVLLATVDTNGKPGLSWRVQKALPTQSEAEKAMGKASNWLQDATEKVTEYVDDNKDDWKKTASSVAGNAQSFLSEAAEQAQETYQELKPSKVQQFKAKRKVNNFVSDLQGSLDDLQPSTLDKLKAKRKINKTAAKVQSRAQDAVDSLQKAFDNLDAAPSKRQRRKWKRKANKAQKRANKAVDKAVKKYTK
- a CDS encoding MBL fold metallo-hydrolase — protein: MTNMTELTLHHISVSDMDNNCYLIAAAGNGLLIDAADDAPALLSMAEKAGVVITDVLTTHRHHDHVRALVEIIEATGATHWAPYLDAPALPAQVDRELKDGDVLEFAGHSFPVHILRGHTPGGACLVAELDGTVHLFVGDSLFPGGLGNTVGEGDFVRLYRDVTEKLFDVYPDDTVVHPGHGKSTTLGEQRPHLDQWWKRRW
- the uvrA gene encoding excinuclease ABC subunit UvrA; protein product: MADRLTVRGAREHNLKGVDVELPRDKLVVFTGLSGSGKSSLAFDTIFAEGQRRYVESLSSYARMFLGQMDKPDVDYIDGLSPAVSIDQKSTNRNPRSTVGTITEIYDYLRLLFSRAGTAHCPICDAPIDRQTPQQIVDQIMEHKERTKFQVLAPVVRKRKGEFADLFADLAAQGFSRVSVDGEMYQLSEPPKLEKQIKHTIDVVVDRLQVKESQKQRLTDSVETALKLADGLVAFEFVELETDDPARYRIFSEKMACPNGHTLDVEEYEPRAFSFNSPFGACPACDGLGVRKEIDIELVIPDPDAPAVDAFQPWNSSPNKAYFAKLIEALGKEEGFDANQPFSSLTKTQQKHLVSGSKTKVSVRYKNRYGRQRNFSAAYEGVIGYLERKLEQAESDAQKERLLAYTREIPCPTCQGTRLKPEILAVRLNSTSHGEKSIAGLTELSIEDASEYLDNLVLGYREEMIAGAVLREIQARLRFLLDVGLNYLTLARSAGTLSGGEAQRIRLATQIGSGLAGVLYVLDEPSIGLHQRDNQRLIKTLQKLRDLGNTLVVVEHDEDTIHAADFMVDVGPFAGEYGGEIVYQGEPKGILKAKNSLTGDYLAGRKEIAVPQTRRPVDPGRTIHIHGARENNLNNVSVDVPLGVLTAVTGVSGSGKSTLVNEILAKTLQNQLNGARQVPGRVKKVDGLDNLDKLVQVDQSPIGRTPRSNPATYTGVFDKVRNLFAETQEAKVRGYKAGRFSFNVKGGRCEACRGDGTIKIEMNFLPDVYVPCEVCGGARYNRETLEVRYKGKNIAEVLNMPISEAAEFFAPISSIHRYLNTLVEVGLGYVRLGQAATTLSGGEAQRVKLAAELQKRSNGRTIYILDEPTTGLHFEDIRKLMLVLNGLVEKGNTVLVIEHNLDVIKCADWIIDMGPEGGSGGGTVVAQGTPEDVAKVAGSFTGQFLSAIVG
- the infC gene encoding translation initiation factor IF-3; this encodes MSAEARINERIRVPEVRLVGPSGEQVGIVRTDDARKLAYEADLDLVEVAPTAKPPVAKIMDYGKYKYEQDQKAREARKNQQQTVVKEQKFRPKIDEHDYQTKKSNVERFLEKGNKVKVTIMFRGREQSRPELGYRLLERLAEDIQEVGVVESRPKQDGRNMTMVFGPARKGKK
- the rpmI gene encoding 50S ribosomal protein L35 encodes the protein MKQKTHKGTAKRIKVTGKGKLRREQAGKRHLNEKMTSKRRRKLSGTTDVAKADVKRTKRLLGMS